Proteins from a genomic interval of Candidatus Cloacimonadota bacterium:
- a CDS encoding alcohol dehydrogenase produces the protein MKAMILNKITNLKKNRNPLELVDIPIPKPEKKEILLKVSVCGVCHTELDEIEGRTPPPHFPIIPGHEVIGKVVEKGEKAKRFKIGERVGVAWIFSACGKCDFCLNGKENLCKDFIATGRDANGGYAEYMTVPEDFAYKIPEIFSDEEAAPLLCAGGVGYRSLKLTNLQNRQNLGLTGFGASGHLVLLLVKHKFPDSKIFVFARSKKEQEFALKLGAFWSGDTETECPGKLDAIIDTTPVWKPIVEAMKNLKPAGRLIINAIRKEEIDKEYLLKLNYAQHLWQEKEIKSVANVTRKDIEEFLKLAAEIPLQPEYQVYKLEETNIALLELKERKIRGAKVLKIEN, from the coding sequence ATGAAAGCAATGATCCTCAATAAAATCACAAATCTGAAAAAGAACAGAAATCCATTGGAATTGGTCGATATTCCAATTCCTAAACCGGAAAAAAAAGAGATTTTACTTAAAGTTTCGGTTTGCGGAGTTTGTCACACCGAACTCGATGAGATCGAAGGACGAACACCTCCTCCCCATTTTCCGATCATTCCCGGACATGAAGTTATCGGAAAAGTTGTTGAGAAGGGAGAAAAAGCAAAGAGATTCAAAATCGGAGAAAGAGTTGGAGTTGCCTGGATCTTTTCAGCTTGTGGAAAATGTGATTTTTGTCTGAATGGTAAGGAAAATCTCTGTAAAGATTTCATTGCTACAGGAAGAGATGCAAATGGCGGTTATGCGGAATATATGACTGTTCCGGAGGATTTTGCTTACAAAATTCCGGAAATATTTTCTGATGAAGAAGCTGCTCCGCTTCTTTGCGCAGGCGGAGTTGGATATCGCTCCTTGAAATTAACGAACCTTCAAAACAGGCAAAATTTAGGTTTAACCGGTTTCGGAGCTTCCGGACATCTCGTCCTGTTGCTGGTCAAACATAAATTTCCTGATTCTAAAATATTTGTTTTTGCCCGCAGTAAAAAAGAACAAGAATTTGCTCTTAAACTTGGAGCCTTCTGGTCTGGTGATACAGAAACCGAATGTCCTGGAAAACTTGATGCCATCATCGATACGACGCCGGTTTGGAAGCCGATCGTGGAAGCAATGAAAAATCTGAAGCCTGCCGGTAGACTTATTATTAATGCTATCCGTAAAGAAGAGATCGATAAAGAATATCTCCTGAAATTAAATTATGCTCAACATCTCTGGCAGGAAAAAGAAATTAAAAGTGTTGCTAATGTAACTCGGAAAGATATCGAGGAATTTCTAAAACTTGCTGCTGAAATCCCGCTCCAACCGGAATATCAAGTTTATAAATTGGAAGAAACGAATATTGCTCTTCTCGAATTAAAAGAAAGAAAGATACGGGGAGCAAAAGTGTTGAAAATTGAGAATTAG